In one Myotis daubentonii chromosome 1, mMyoDau2.1, whole genome shotgun sequence genomic region, the following are encoded:
- the LOC132227236 gene encoding uncharacterized protein LOC132227236 isoform X1, whose product MESPAGLRSLQWQQRLVMAPCVSLLVFLHGVLTLQMKGAFGLSEESSDSSPGHRKGYYIFQLLPIQRLKGEPENAFDRKAANLLALWTSSVFGAPDRIRTTVNTVAGFQLPPAPVIPRQSPPTLTPPALGSTALGGPVLTPATQSKILESNGEASVSGNLGSYFGMSARLSLIPQVLTTPGLPTTGALRSTSFPASPTTKEPRGDM is encoded by the exons CGCCTCGTCATGGCCCCGTGTGTGAGTCTGCTGGTCTTTCTCCACGGAGTCCTTACACTTCAGATG AAAGGAGCGTTTGGTTTGTCAGAGGAGAGCAGTGACAGCAGTCCTGGGCACAGAAAAGGCTACTACATATTTCAGCTTCTG CCAATTCAAAGATTGAAAGGGGAACCAGAGAATGCTTTTGACAGGAAGGCAGCCAACTTGCTAGCTCTGTGGACTTCCAGTGTTTTTGGAGCGCCAGATAGAATTAGAACCACTGTCAACACGGTGGCAGGCTTCCAGCTTCCACCAGCGCCTGTCATTCCTAGACAAAGCCCGCCCACTCTGACTCCTCCCGCGCTGGGGAGCACAGCTCTGGGAGGCCCTGTCCTCACACCCGCCACCCAGTCCAAGATATTGGAGAGCAATGGAGAGGCCTCTGTATCCGGGAACCTGGGGAGCTACTTCGGCATGTCAGCCAGGTTGTCCCTGATACCCCAAGTTCTGACTACTCCAGGTCTCCCCACAACGGGAGCACTTCGCAGCACCAGCTTCCCCGCCTCGCCCACCACTAAGGAACCCCGAGGAGACATGTGA
- the LOC132227236 gene encoding uncharacterized protein LOC132227236 isoform X2, with the protein MAPCVSLLVFLHGVLTLQMKGAFGLSEESSDSSPGHRKGYYIFQLLPIQRLKGEPENAFDRKAANLLALWTSSVFGAPDRIRTTVNTVAGFQLPPAPVIPRQSPPTLTPPALGSTALGGPVLTPATQSKILESNGEASVSGNLGSYFGMSARLSLIPQVLTTPGLPTTGALRSTSFPASPTTKEPRGDM; encoded by the exons ATGGCCCCGTGTGTGAGTCTGCTGGTCTTTCTCCACGGAGTCCTTACACTTCAGATG AAAGGAGCGTTTGGTTTGTCAGAGGAGAGCAGTGACAGCAGTCCTGGGCACAGAAAAGGCTACTACATATTTCAGCTTCTG CCAATTCAAAGATTGAAAGGGGAACCAGAGAATGCTTTTGACAGGAAGGCAGCCAACTTGCTAGCTCTGTGGACTTCCAGTGTTTTTGGAGCGCCAGATAGAATTAGAACCACTGTCAACACGGTGGCAGGCTTCCAGCTTCCACCAGCGCCTGTCATTCCTAGACAAAGCCCGCCCACTCTGACTCCTCCCGCGCTGGGGAGCACAGCTCTGGGAGGCCCTGTCCTCACACCCGCCACCCAGTCCAAGATATTGGAGAGCAATGGAGAGGCCTCTGTATCCGGGAACCTGGGGAGCTACTTCGGCATGTCAGCCAGGTTGTCCCTGATACCCCAAGTTCTGACTACTCCAGGTCTCCCCACAACGGGAGCACTTCGCAGCACCAGCTTCCCCGCCTCGCCCACCACTAAGGAACCCCGAGGAGACATGTGA